A single window of Leptospiraceae bacterium DNA harbors:
- a CDS encoding MBL fold metallo-hydrolase — MKLIQFLILLLFSCKNLTIPMIPDDSPKSHHTKEGFQNLNPTIKANGLGPVILWKLGNLFKTTPSTEAEDYKIETISNDGAKIRENKDRMSFTWIGHASVLIQLDGKNILTDPIWSERCSPISFIGPKRFTNPGIQINDLPPIDIIVISHNHYDHMDLPTLKELDKRFKPTIYAGLGNQDFLKGEGLTNVVELDWWDIRLEKDLKIVFTPTQHFSGRGIFDREETLWGSYIIEGKSETIYFAGDTGYFPEFKEIGKRFPKIDVAILPIGAYEPRWFMKPIHMNPEDTLQAFSDLGAKYLLPMHYLTFVLTDEALDEPLKFTRSLFESRQIPLNNLLDLKIGESKFY, encoded by the coding sequence ATGAAATTGATTCAATTCCTAATTCTACTTTTATTCTCCTGTAAGAATCTTACAATCCCTATGATTCCAGATGATTCTCCGAAGTCTCATCACACAAAAGAAGGATTTCAAAATCTAAATCCTACAATCAAAGCTAATGGTCTAGGTCCTGTGATACTCTGGAAATTAGGCAATCTTTTTAAAACAACTCCTTCAACAGAGGCCGAAGACTATAAAATAGAAACCATCTCTAACGATGGAGCAAAGATTAGAGAAAATAAAGATAGAATGAGCTTTACCTGGATTGGTCATGCGAGCGTATTAATACAATTAGACGGAAAAAACATTTTAACCGATCCCATCTGGTCAGAGCGGTGTTCACCCATTAGCTTCATCGGTCCTAAACGTTTTACAAATCCGGGTATACAGATAAATGACCTTCCTCCTATAGACATAATCGTTATTAGCCACAACCATTACGATCATATGGATTTACCCACTCTGAAAGAATTAGATAAACGATTTAAACCTACAATATATGCTGGATTAGGAAACCAGGATTTCTTAAAAGGAGAAGGACTTACGAACGTTGTAGAATTAGATTGGTGGGATATTCGTTTAGAGAAAGATTTAAAAATTGTTTTTACTCCCACTCAACATTTTTCCGGTCGTGGAATATTTGATCGAGAAGAAACTCTTTGGGGAAGTTATATCATAGAAGGAAAATCAGAAACGATTTATTTTGCAGGGGATACTGGCTATTTTCCCGAATTCAAAGAAATCGGAAAACGTTTTCCTAAAATTGATGTAGCCATTTTACCTATTGGTGCTTATGAGCCTCGCTGGTTTATGAAACCTATTCATATGAATCCAGAAGACACTCTACAGGCATTCTCTGATCTCGGCGCAAAATATCTATTACCCATGCACTATCTAACATTCGTATTAACCGATGAAGCACTAGATGAGCCTCTAAAATTTACTAGGTCTCTATTTGAATCAAGGCAAATACCGCTCAATAATCTATTAGATTTAAAAATTGGTGAAAGTAAGTTTTATTAG
- a CDS encoding CapA family protein, producing MPKIKLTFYYLFPFLLFFFSNCSTHFIRDLTTPEEKTVQVSAVGDIMVHSTQLTSAFDPKCKCHNFHPVFKNIKEYLVSADIAFGNLETTLPGDSKLFAGYPQFGAPDELAHALKDAGFDILTTSNNHSVDTGRKGIDHTIDTLDSLGISHLGTYKSIEEFEKNRILLYTKNGINFAFLSYSYSTNGIAIPKDKVVNIIDKDRIREDIQLARSKKPDVLIVAYHFGTEYARFPDKFQKEMVDFAFQEGADIILGGHPHVLQPYELDWIQDKYGERKQRLVIYSLGNFVSGQIKRYTNGGMIFNFKLTKKMQSGKTQISIQDVGYVPVFVYVSNDKSGYQYNVLPVEKYLKNDQEMKLTPMAHRAMLEFYEDTNSHLQKNSLVGANTLP from the coding sequence ATGCCTAAAATTAAACTTACATTCTATTACTTATTCCCATTTTTACTTTTCTTCTTTTCGAATTGTTCCACTCATTTTATTCGAGACTTGACTACCCCGGAAGAAAAGACCGTTCAGGTCTCCGCAGTCGGAGATATTATGGTTCATTCCACTCAATTGACTTCTGCTTTTGATCCAAAATGCAAATGCCACAACTTTCATCCTGTTTTTAAGAACATAAAGGAGTATTTAGTTTCTGCTGATATTGCCTTTGGAAATTTAGAAACTACTTTACCAGGTGATTCCAAGTTATTTGCCGGTTACCCGCAATTTGGCGCTCCTGATGAATTGGCACATGCACTCAAAGATGCAGGGTTTGATATATTGACTACTTCTAACAATCACTCTGTCGATACAGGCCGAAAGGGAATCGATCACACAATTGATACACTCGATAGTTTAGGAATTAGTCATTTGGGGACTTATAAATCCATCGAAGAATTCGAAAAGAATCGGATTTTACTTTATACCAAGAACGGAATTAACTTTGCCTTTTTAAGTTATTCCTATAGCACAAATGGAATTGCCATCCCGAAAGATAAGGTGGTCAATATAATAGACAAAGACCGTATTAGGGAAGACATTCAACTCGCACGTAGTAAGAAACCGGATGTCCTAATTGTCGCATATCATTTTGGCACAGAATATGCAAGATTTCCAGATAAATTCCAGAAAGAGATGGTTGACTTTGCATTTCAAGAAGGGGCGGATATTATTTTAGGTGGTCATCCCCATGTATTGCAACCCTATGAGCTGGATTGGATTCAAGATAAATATGGAGAGCGAAAGCAAAGGCTTGTCATCTATTCTCTGGGAAATTTTGTCTCAGGACAGATTAAGCGATATACTAACGGTGGAATGATTTTTAATTTTAAATTAACTAAAAAGATGCAATCAGGAAAGACTCAAATATCGATTCAGGACGTTGGTTATGTTCCTGTATTTGTGTATGTCTCCAATGATAAGTCAGGCTATCAGTATAATGTATTACCTGTAGAAAAATATCTAAAGAATGATCAGGAGATGAAGTTGACTCCAATGGCTCATCGTGCTATGCTTGAATTCTATGAGGATACAAATTCTCATCTCCAAAAAAATTCCTTAGTAGGAGCCAATACTTTGCCATGA
- a CDS encoding branched-chain amino acid transaminase has product MGKFKNLSYFEGKIVPAEKAMVSIQTHALQYGTAVFGGIRGYYNAKKDNVYIFRLKDHVKRLLNSAKLVQLQYTIDPLEFEKIILKLVKECGYKENIYLRPYIYTSALQLSPRFHDVKADLAIYILPLNDYLDTKKGLKTMVSSWRRIDDTTIPTMSKASGGYVNSALAKSEAVQNGCDEAIFLDSRGFVSEGSAENIFIIRDGRLITPSLTSSILEGITRRSVIELARKQGIEVIERDVTRSELYICDEVFFSGTGVQVAWVKEIDKRVIGNGKMGPITKKIQDLFFEIVTANNDEYAGWLSSVY; this is encoded by the coding sequence ATGGGAAAGTTTAAGAATTTATCTTATTTTGAAGGAAAGATTGTTCCTGCCGAAAAAGCAATGGTGAGCATTCAAACCCATGCATTGCAATACGGAACTGCAGTGTTTGGTGGAATACGTGGATATTATAATGCAAAAAAAGATAACGTCTATATTTTCCGTTTAAAAGATCACGTCAAACGTCTGTTAAACTCTGCGAAATTAGTTCAACTTCAATACACAATTGATCCGCTTGAATTTGAAAAAATCATTTTGAAACTAGTGAAAGAATGCGGATACAAAGAGAATATCTATCTCCGTCCTTATATCTATACTTCGGCATTGCAACTATCGCCTCGCTTTCATGACGTGAAGGCGGATTTGGCTATTTATATTTTGCCGCTAAACGATTATCTAGATACAAAGAAAGGTCTCAAGACAATGGTTTCTAGCTGGAGAAGAATTGACGACACTACAATTCCTACAATGTCTAAAGCTTCCGGCGGATATGTAAACTCGGCTCTTGCAAAATCAGAAGCAGTGCAAAATGGATGTGACGAGGCAATCTTTCTTGATTCTCGTGGCTTTGTTTCGGAAGGCTCAGCGGAGAATATCTTCATTATCCGCGATGGAAGACTAATCACACCAAGTCTTACTTCTTCTATCCTAGAAGGAATTACAAGAAGGTCAGTCATTGAACTAGCGCGCAAACAAGGAATCGAAGTAATAGAGAGGGACGTTACTCGAAGTGAATTGTATATTTGCGATGAAGTATTTTTCTCAGGCACAGGTGTGCAAGTAGCTTGGGTCAAAGAAATTGATAAACGCGTTATAGGCAACGGTAAAATGGGACCTATCACAAAGAAAATTCAGGATTTGTTTTTTGAAATAGTTACAGCGAATAACGATGAGTATGCGGGTTGGCTCAGTTCGGTTTATTGA